Part of the Bacillus carboniphilus genome is shown below.
AGAAGAGATTAACAAGGGTAAAAATAGGAATACTAACGGTAACATTCACAGTAGGGGGGACCCACATCATGAGAAAAGCAGCAGTTTATTTTGTTACCGTATTACTATTTTTAGGATGCTTTCAGTCTGTTGCATGGGCAGAAAGCGCACTTAGTAAGGAATTTACATTAGATGTAGATCTAAACCGAGACCCCACTTTTACAGAGTTTATCATCACTCTAAGAAATACGAGTAAACAGAAGCAAACCTTTCTATTTACAACCTCACAAACCTTTGAGATACAGGTCACCAATTTAGAAACAAAAGAGACGGTCTATACCTATTCCGCAAATAAATCATTTTTGCAGGCGCTTCAAACCCTACAATTGAAGCCAGATGAAAGCAAACAGTGGAAAGACCGATGGGTATATCCTGATGGAAAAAAACCAGTTGGCGATCATCTTGTTCGTGTTTCTTTAGTTGCTAAATCTGTCAATAAAAAACCCCTTTCACCTAGTGAACGGACCATTGAAAAAGTTGTTACCTATACGAGGGAGCATCCGACTATTCAAAATGTATCGGTTGAAAAGAGATATGAGGGTTATTATATTACAGGCACAATTCAATCTAACCAAAATGTTTATTTTTCATTAGACGATGGTCATCATGTATTTATTCAAGATAAAGCGATTCCAGTAAAATCACATAACTTCTCTATATTAGTTCCTTATAAAGAAATCCCTGCCAATACAAAGGGCACTATCGTTCTAACAATACACGGGAAAGGGGATATGCTTCCTTACGCTATTGACTTAGGTTGGTAAATGTAAAAAGATGGCTCGTTTCGAACCAAATGGTACGAAACAAGCCATCCTTTTTTAACCCTGAGTCTTAAACTGATCCAGCTGATTTTGCATCTCTTGGAGTTGCAATTTTTCAGCTGTTGTCGAATTGGCATATGCAGATGACAAAGCATTTTGTGCTTTCGCAATTAAAGCCTGATCTTGTGTTCCCGTTCCTTTACTTGCCTCAGTTGCTCTCGTTACCCATTTAGAAGCTTCTTGAAAAAGCTGGTTCCCCATTATTCAATTCCTCCTAAAGAGGAGTTATGAACATTTTCCATCTTTTTCGCTTCCGCCTCAGCATATGTGCGTTCATATGGGAATCTTTCGTCATGTTTTGAAACAGAAGTTTTATTTTGCTGAATAAATCGTTTTGATCGATTTCTCTTCCCCACAGCAACAACCCCCTGTTGTCATGAACCAGTTTTGAGTCTTTTATGACTCATATATAGTGTAGGTGAAAAGGGTGCTAAACAAACAGGGTAATATGTGGTGTGTCGGGTAAAATGTGAAGGGTATATTTGGTGTGTCGGGTAAAATGTGAAGGGTATATTACTCTTTCAGCAAATACTCTTCTAGGAAGACTGCAATCCCATCTTCTTCATTTGTAAGCGTGACTTTATTCGAAATATTTTTGACTTCGTCTGATCCATTCCCCATCGCAACTCCAACTCCAACATACTCTAACATTTCAAGGTCGTTATCTTCATCTCCGAATGCAATGATGTTTTTCTGAGGAATACCTAGATAATCAGCAACTTTCTTAACGCCAACCGCTTTATTTAATCCATATTTTACAATTTCCACGACATGAAAAGGTGCACCCCATCTTCTATGGTCAATTAGCTCCGCGTGTACATCAGAAAGATGTTTTCGGATACGAGGAACTTCCTCTTCTTTAGCGTGAATCAATAAGCTGGTTGGGGCTTCATTAAGAAACTCACGAAGATCACCAGTGGTGGTATTCGGGTTTCCGAGGGAAAATATATCTAATAATTTTTCATCATGATAATGAAAGTAAACGTCGTCTTTTACTTCTGCAATAATGTTATGGAAATGATATTTCTGACAAGCGTCCACAATTT
Proteins encoded:
- a CDS encoding BsuPI-related putative proteinase inhibitor, translating into MRKAAVYFVTVLLFLGCFQSVAWAESALSKEFTLDVDLNRDPTFTEFIITLRNTSKQKQTFLFTTSQTFEIQVTNLETKETVYTYSANKSFLQALQTLQLKPDESKQWKDRWVYPDGKKPVGDHLVRVSLVAKSVNKKPLSPSERTIEKVVTYTREHPTIQNVSVEKRYEGYYITGTIQSNQNVYFSLDDGHHVFIQDKAIPVKSHNFSILVPYKEIPANTKGTIVLTIHGKGDMLPYAIDLGW
- a CDS encoding DUF3813 domain-containing protein, translated to MGNQLFQEASKWVTRATEASKGTGTQDQALIAKAQNALSSAYANSTTAEKLQLQEMQNQLDQFKTQG
- a CDS encoding Cof-type HAD-IIB family hydrolase yields the protein MVDKHLIALDLDGTLLKDDKTISEHTKNILHKVREHGHEVMISTGRPYRSSEMYYHELKLDTPIVNFNGAFIHHPTDHSFGEYHSPMDLEVVKEIVDACQKYHFHNIIAEVKDDVYFHYHDEKLLDIFSLGNPNTTTGDLREFLNEAPTSLLIHAKEEEVPRIRKHLSDVHAELIDHRRWGAPFHVVEIVKYGLNKAVGVKKVADYLGIPQKNIIAFGDEDNDLEMLEYVGVGVAMGNGSDEVKNISNKVTLTNEEDGIAVFLEEYLLKE